A single region of the Moorena sp. SIOASIH genome encodes:
- a CDS encoding GH116 family glycosyl hydrolase produces the protein MIYQPPRPKIPECSWQRPLGLGWDNPYTVRYPSNLDDGPWHGMPLGGFGAGCIGRSPRGDFNLWHLDGGEHIFKSLPACQFSVFEQPEHSLAQAYALCTQPPEDGKLGSWQWYPTQGKGEENTSEVSGHYHALYPRSWFTYENVFQTELTCEQFSPIWAGCYQESSYPVAVFEWTAHNPTDTPITISIMLTWQNMVGWFTNAIKNPEVRVRDDGSPVYEYQPRWGDSTGNLNQWIVDHYRVGFVLDRVRLGDEIKEGEGQLCLATVTNPSMEVFYHGRWNPVGDGAEVWDTFATDGSLVDHQDETPAAPGEQIACAIAIRFTLRPGKTRKIPFILAWDFPVTEFKLGINYYRRYTDFFGRNGNNGWSMVRTALKHHDLWREQIESWQEPVLNQQDLPHWFKMALFNELYLLTDGGTLWTAATELDPIGQFGVLECLDYRWYESLDVRLYGSFALAMLWPKLDKAVLEAFARAIPTSDETIRIIGYNQAQAVRKIADATPHDLGAPNEHPWQQTNYTSYQDCNQWKDLASDFVLQVYRDFVLSSATDIDLLWECWSSIVKALAYLKGFDQDGDGIPENYGAPDQTFDDWRLQGVSAYCGGLWLAALESAIAIGEILTKNYPPTSPLVEVPELESIQETIDCYRQWLAQAMPIYQEKLWNGQYYQLDSESGSDVVMADQLCGQFYAQLLGLPDIVPPECTLSALKTVYDACFLKFHQGKLGAANGVRPDGTPEDPDATHPIEVWTGINFGLAAFLIQQGMKDEALRMTEAVVRQVYDHGLQFRTPEAITAVGTFRASHYLRAMGIWAVYLMLKDNTNEKKTGNGGRYVPLCDAPLEPLRDWP, from the coding sequence ATGATCTATCAACCACCACGCCCAAAAATTCCTGAGTGTAGCTGGCAACGTCCCCTAGGACTAGGCTGGGATAACCCTTATACTGTCCGTTACCCAAGTAATCTTGATGATGGTCCCTGGCACGGCATGCCTTTGGGGGGATTTGGTGCTGGTTGTATTGGTCGCTCTCCCCGAGGTGATTTTAATTTATGGCACTTAGATGGGGGAGAACACATCTTTAAAAGCCTTCCCGCTTGTCAATTTAGTGTATTTGAACAACCAGAGCATTCTCTAGCCCAGGCTTATGCTTTATGTACTCAACCACCAGAGGATGGTAAGCTGGGCTCTTGGCAATGGTATCCAACACAAGGCAAAGGTGAGGAAAACACGTCAGAGGTTTCTGGTCACTACCATGCTTTGTATCCTCGCAGTTGGTTTACCTATGAAAATGTTTTTCAGACTGAACTAACCTGTGAGCAGTTTTCTCCGATTTGGGCAGGATGTTATCAGGAAAGTAGTTACCCAGTGGCGGTGTTTGAGTGGACGGCTCACAACCCTACTGATACCCCCATTACCATTAGCATCATGCTCACTTGGCAGAATATGGTGGGTTGGTTTACCAATGCGATTAAAAACCCAGAGGTGCGGGTAAGAGATGATGGTAGTCCGGTGTATGAGTACCAGCCTCGGTGGGGAGATAGTACGGGGAATTTGAATCAGTGGATTGTGGATCACTATCGGGTCGGATTTGTTCTAGACCGGGTGAGACTGGGGGATGAGATTAAAGAAGGGGAAGGGCAATTATGCCTGGCTACAGTTACTAATCCCAGTATGGAAGTGTTTTACCACGGTCGCTGGAATCCAGTGGGTGATGGTGCTGAGGTTTGGGATACGTTTGCTACGGATGGTAGCTTGGTAGACCATCAAGATGAAACTCCAGCGGCACCAGGAGAACAAATTGCGTGCGCGATCGCAATTCGCTTCACTCTTCGTCCAGGTAAAACCCGCAAAATTCCCTTTATCCTGGCTTGGGACTTCCCGGTGACAGAATTTAAATTAGGTATTAACTATTACCGGAGATACACGGACTTTTTTGGACGCAACGGTAATAATGGCTGGTCAATGGTGCGCACTGCTCTCAAGCACCATGATCTGTGGCGAGAACAAATTGAATCATGGCAAGAACCGGTCTTAAATCAGCAGGATTTACCCCATTGGTTCAAGATGGCCTTGTTTAATGAGCTTTACTTGCTCACGGATGGCGGTACTCTGTGGACAGCAGCAACTGAACTTGACCCGATTGGACAGTTTGGTGTATTAGAATGTCTAGATTACCGTTGGTACGAAAGCCTGGATGTGCGGCTCTATGGTTCTTTTGCCCTAGCAATGCTGTGGCCGAAACTGGATAAAGCGGTGCTAGAAGCCTTTGCCCGGGCTATCCCGACCAGCGATGAAACAATACGTATTATTGGTTACAACCAAGCTCAAGCTGTCCGTAAAATTGCGGATGCTACTCCCCATGACCTAGGAGCGCCCAATGAGCATCCTTGGCAACAGACGAATTATACTAGCTACCAGGATTGTAACCAGTGGAAGGATTTAGCCAGTGACTTTGTTTTACAAGTCTATAGGGATTTTGTTTTATCTAGCGCTACAGATATAGATTTATTGTGGGAGTGCTGGTCATCCATTGTCAAGGCACTGGCTTATCTCAAGGGGTTTGACCAAGATGGAGATGGCATACCAGAAAACTATGGGGCACCAGATCAAACCTTTGATGATTGGCGATTGCAGGGAGTAAGTGCTTACTGTGGGGGGTTGTGGTTAGCGGCTTTGGAGAGTGCGATCGCAATTGGAGAAATTCTGACCAAGAATTATCCACCAACATCCCCATTAGTAGAAGTACCTGAGCTAGAGTCCATTCAAGAAACCATTGACTGCTATCGCCAGTGGTTAGCACAAGCTATGCCAATTTATCAAGAAAAGCTGTGGAATGGGCAGTACTATCAACTAGATAGTGAAAGTGGCTCAGATGTGGTGATGGCAGACCAGTTATGTGGTCAATTTTATGCTCAGTTACTGGGATTACCGGATATTGTGCCACCAGAGTGTACTCTCTCAGCCCTCAAGACTGTGTATGATGCCTGTTTTTTAAAGTTCCATCAGGGTAAACTGGGAGCAGCTAATGGAGTCAGACCCGATGGCACACCAGAAGATCCCGATGCTACTCATCCAATCGAAGTATGGACAGGAATTAATTTTGGATTAGCAGCATTTCTGATTCAGCAAGGGATGAAAGATGAAGCTTTACGTATGACTGAAGCAGTGGTGAGGCAGGTTTATGATCATGGCTTGCAATTTAGGACACCAGAAGCGATTACAGCAGTAGGGACATTCCGGGCTAGTCACTATTTGCGAGCCATGGGGATTTGGGCAGTTTATTTAATGCTGAAGGATAATACCAACGAGAAAAAGACAGGTAATGGCGGGCGTTATGTACCCTTATGCGATGCTCCTTTGGAGCCGCTACGCGATTGGCCGTAG
- a CDS encoding ABC transporter ATP-binding protein translates to MSPNRLLLSYALRHPILIVLTVLLGFSSAMFNSVGTTIIVPLVLEFLGQKKLDLSKAPPIIQKTMALFEGFEGGNRLLIMVLVVLLAIVLKNVANYVNILVSTHFSKKLINTFRKEGIKLLLDVDIDFYAKTKIGDIINRISQEIGRAANAIKIAIQLFTTVITILVFVFLLISISWQLTIATSILLLGVFIINQVFVRRSKQFGKILSEKSRKYSGSLLEILTGIRLIKSVSNEQDEYQRIEKVIDEREQAEFQSQANFAAINPINEVSGILAILAIVFVGKNLLLQDSSAEELEAISTVLGIYLFLLFRLLPVISQLNGQRSRFANVSASTAIVADFLRRDNKPIMTNGKNIYTKVSQEIRIENLSFAYPGHEDLVLNGVNLSIPKGTTMALVGASGAGKSTLADLLPRFYDPVEGRITIDGTDLRDYDIRSLRQAMGVVSQDTFLFNNSVRNNIAYGMKDVTEADIMAAAKRANAYEFIIELPDGFDTQVGDRGVLLSGGQRQRMAIARALLRNPDILILDEATSALDTVSERLVQQAIDELCRDRTTVVIAHRLSTIQKADQIVVMDKGQVVEIGTHEELLRKEGYYSRLYKMQFEHNSNGEVKNVVKKELVNTSHEVRTHLTPMIVCLQLVVNDLVDSSQERQELTEEAYQSAVRLLKTLEYLEESSTIKSIA, encoded by the coding sequence ATGTCTCCTAATCGATTACTCCTTAGCTACGCACTACGCCATCCTATCTTGATTGTCTTGACTGTCTTGCTGGGATTTTCCAGTGCCATGTTTAATAGTGTCGGTACAACCATAATTGTGCCGTTAGTGCTGGAGTTTTTAGGTCAAAAGAAACTAGATCTAAGCAAAGCCCCCCCTATCATTCAGAAAACCATGGCTCTTTTTGAGGGGTTTGAAGGGGGCAATCGCTTGCTGATCATGGTACTTGTAGTTCTCTTAGCGATTGTCCTGAAAAATGTAGCTAACTATGTCAATATCTTAGTGTCTACCCATTTCTCCAAAAAATTAATTAATACCTTTCGTAAAGAAGGGATTAAATTACTCTTGGATGTGGATATTGATTTTTATGCTAAGACTAAAATTGGTGATATTATCAATCGGATTAGTCAAGAAATTGGTCGAGCCGCCAATGCCATTAAAATTGCCATTCAATTATTTACGACGGTAATCACCATTTTGGTATTTGTATTTCTTCTAATCTCGATTTCCTGGCAATTAACTATTGCAACAAGTATTTTATTATTGGGCGTCTTCATTATTAATCAAGTTTTTGTTAGGCGGTCTAAGCAATTTGGTAAAATTCTATCAGAAAAATCCAGAAAATATTCAGGATCATTACTGGAAATATTAACGGGAATTCGGTTAATCAAATCAGTTAGTAATGAACAAGATGAATATCAACGGATTGAAAAAGTTATTGATGAACGTGAACAGGCTGAATTTCAATCCCAGGCTAATTTTGCGGCAATTAACCCCATTAATGAAGTTTCGGGAATATTGGCAATTTTAGCCATCGTCTTTGTGGGCAAAAATCTCCTGTTGCAAGATAGTTCAGCAGAAGAACTGGAAGCAATCTCTACTGTTTTGGGGATTTATTTATTCTTACTATTCCGTTTGTTACCAGTAATCAGTCAGTTGAATGGGCAAAGAAGTCGGTTTGCTAATGTGTCTGCTAGTACAGCAATCGTGGCTGATTTTTTGCGGCGAGACAACAAACCGATTATGACCAATGGCAAAAATATCTACACCAAGGTATCCCAAGAAATTCGCATAGAAAATCTATCGTTTGCCTATCCTGGTCATGAGGATTTGGTACTCAATGGGGTGAATTTGTCGATTCCCAAAGGCACTACTATGGCATTGGTGGGTGCTTCCGGTGCCGGTAAGTCAACTTTGGCAGATTTGTTGCCACGATTTTATGACCCAGTTGAAGGACGAATCACCATCGATGGCACAGATTTGAGGGATTACGATATCCGTTCCCTCAGACAAGCTATGGGGGTTGTCAGTCAGGATACGTTTTTATTTAATAATTCCGTGCGCAACAATATTGCTTATGGAATGAAAGATGTTACCGAGGCAGATATTATGGCAGCAGCGAAACGAGCTAATGCCTATGAATTTATCATTGAATTACCCGACGGGTTTGATACCCAAGTAGGGGATCGTGGTGTACTGTTATCCGGTGGACAACGCCAACGCATGGCCATTGCCCGGGCGCTGCTGCGCAATCCAGATATTTTAATTTTAGATGAAGCAACCAGTGCCTTAGATACGGTTTCCGAACGGCTAGTACAACAAGCTATTGACGAACTCTGCCGCGATCGCACAACGGTAGTGATTGCTCACCGACTGTCCACGATCCAAAAAGCTGATCAAATCGTGGTTATGGACAAAGGGCAAGTGGTTGAGATTGGCACCCATGAGGAACTGCTTAGGAAGGAGGGTTACTACTCTCGTTTGTACAAGATGCAGTTTGAGCACAATAGCAATGGAGAGGTTAAAAATGTGGTCAAAAAGGAGTTAGTCAATACCTCCCATGAAGTACGAACTCACCTGACCCCAATGATTGTTTGCTTGCAGTTAGTGGTCAATGACCTAGTTGATAGCTCTCAGGAACGTCAGGAATTAACTGAAGAAGCCTATCAATCAGCAGTTCGTCTGCTTAAAACGTTGGAGTATTTAGAAGAAAGCTCAACTATAAAATCAATAGCCTGA
- a CDS encoding glycosyltransferase family 4 protein, whose protein sequence is MNKKVSLVVSDLSGGGAIRAFLLGQVLKKLNYAIEIVGFMFGKELYATPPSGFTITSVPGGKYPGVLTAARDLLKKIDGDIIYAVKPKPTSFGLSVLKKFTSRRPIILDMDDWELSWYGGDQWQYRPTLKQFGRDILTKDGQLRYPDHPLYIKWLENFVNYADAITIDTQFLKERFGGVYLSNGKDTDLFDPQHYDPELSRKRYGLSEYRVLMFPGAPRPHKGVEDVLVALEYLNQPDLRLVIVGGSPYDDYDQQLIKKWGRWILKLPRTPVEEMPEVVSAAHIVVVPQRDTLAARAQFPLKLTDGMAMAKPVLSTRVGDIPTILGDTGYLVEPSSPQQLAEGIQQIFQNLDAANHKGLQARELCVKYHSVDAMAAVLADVIADL, encoded by the coding sequence ATGAACAAAAAAGTTTCCTTAGTTGTCAGTGACTTGTCCGGAGGTGGTGCTATCCGGGCATTTTTGCTCGGACAAGTCCTGAAAAAGCTCAACTATGCCATAGAGATTGTGGGATTTATGTTTGGGAAGGAGTTATATGCCACTCCTCCTTCTGGTTTTACCATTACTTCCGTCCCTGGTGGTAAATATCCTGGAGTCTTAACCGCTGCCCGAGACCTGTTAAAAAAGATAGATGGCGATATTATCTATGCCGTAAAACCCAAACCCACCAGTTTTGGTCTGTCTGTGCTCAAAAAGTTTACTAGCCGTCGTCCAATCATCCTGGATATGGATGATTGGGAGCTAAGTTGGTATGGTGGCGACCAATGGCAGTATCGTCCAACCCTTAAACAGTTCGGTAGGGATATTCTTACCAAAGATGGTCAATTGAGATATCCAGACCATCCCCTGTATATCAAATGGCTAGAAAACTTCGTCAATTATGCTGATGCTATCACTATAGATACTCAGTTTCTCAAGGAACGCTTCGGTGGTGTCTATCTATCCAATGGTAAAGATACCGATCTGTTTGACCCCCAGCACTATGACCCAGAACTCAGCCGCAAGCGTTATGGGTTATCGGAGTATCGGGTGTTAATGTTTCCTGGTGCGCCACGACCCCACAAAGGAGTTGAAGATGTTTTAGTAGCGCTAGAGTATCTCAATCAGCCAGACTTAAGATTGGTGATTGTCGGAGGCAGTCCCTATGATGATTATGATCAACAACTGATCAAAAAATGGGGACGTTGGATTCTTAAATTGCCCAGAACCCCAGTCGAAGAAATGCCAGAGGTCGTGTCAGCGGCTCATATTGTGGTGGTTCCCCAGCGAGATACTCTGGCGGCTAGAGCTCAGTTTCCCTTAAAATTGACAGATGGTATGGCAATGGCTAAGCCAGTTTTGTCTACCCGTGTTGGGGATATCCCAACAATTTTAGGTGATACCGGTTATCTGGTTGAGCCTAGTTCGCCACAACAACTAGCTGAGGGGATTCAACAGATATTTCAGAATCTAGATGCTGCCAATCATAAAGGACTTCAAGCCAGGGAGCTATGTGTGAAGTACCATAGTGTTGATGCCATGGCGGCAGTTCTTGCAGATGTTATTGCTGATTTATAA
- the galE gene encoding UDP-glucose 4-epimerase GalE, whose product MSQSKATVLVTGGAGYIGSHAVLALLAAGYEVVVLDNLVYGHRDIVEDVLKVKLVVGDTNDRVLLDNLFSHYDISAVMHFAAYAYVGESVTDPAKYYRNNVTGTLTLLEAMVAASIKKLVFSSTCATYGVPKTVPIPEDHPQNPINPYGASKLMVERILSDFHTAYDLKSVTFRYFNAAGADPEGRLGEDHTPETHLIPLVLLTALGKRESISIFGTDYPTPDGTCIRDYIHVQDLASAHVLGLDYLLKGGDSEIFNLGNGNGFSVKEVIEAARLVTKQNIKAIECDRRPGDPPALVGSSDKARQLLGWYPQYSHINTILSHAWQWHQKRHGVKDALLRIPVAGRIKD is encoded by the coding sequence GTGTCGCAATCCAAAGCAACTGTGCTAGTTACAGGGGGAGCCGGATATATTGGCTCCCATGCTGTATTAGCACTCTTGGCAGCTGGCTACGAAGTGGTGGTTCTAGACAATTTAGTCTATGGTCATCGAGACATAGTCGAAGACGTTCTAAAGGTGAAGCTAGTTGTCGGTGATACCAATGACCGGGTATTACTCGACAATCTTTTTAGCCACTATGATATCAGTGCAGTAATGCACTTTGCTGCCTATGCCTATGTAGGAGAGTCCGTAACTGACCCTGCTAAATATTACCGTAATAATGTAACCGGGACACTAACACTCCTGGAAGCTATGGTAGCAGCATCTATTAAGAAATTGGTCTTTTCCTCTACCTGTGCTACCTACGGGGTACCAAAAACTGTACCGATTCCAGAAGATCATCCCCAAAACCCAATTAATCCCTATGGGGCGAGTAAATTAATGGTAGAGCGGATTCTATCGGATTTCCATACCGCCTATGATTTAAAATCCGTAACCTTCCGCTATTTTAATGCCGCTGGTGCTGACCCAGAGGGTAGGCTAGGGGAAGATCACACCCCCGAAACCCACCTTATTCCCTTAGTACTGCTCACTGCTTTAGGTAAACGGGAGTCCATCTCCATTTTTGGTACCGATTATCCCACACCTGACGGAACTTGTATTCGGGACTATATTCACGTCCAGGATTTAGCCTCTGCTCATGTTTTGGGGTTGGACTATTTGTTAAAGGGTGGGGATAGTGAAATCTTTAACTTAGGCAATGGCAACGGCTTCTCAGTCAAAGAAGTCATTGAAGCAGCCAGACTTGTCACAAAACAAAACATCAAAGCTATAGAATGCGATCGCCGTCCTGGTGATCCCCCCGCTTTGGTCGGTAGTAGTGACAAAGCCAGACAACTTCTGGGTTGGTATCCCCAATATTCCCATATCAACACCATCTTGTCCCACGCCTGGCAATGGCATCAGAAGCGCCATGGGGTCAAGGATGCTCTCCTTAGGATTCCGGTAGCAGGAAGGATTAAGGATTAA
- a CDS encoding DUF790 family protein, with amino-acid sequence MLPTDLLISRQNGEEIIPKRLLINNQTCAMAAELIHCFIEATGSTQGELDRKLSDWEGDSPDYRVKRGLAHILKTSFSTFEVVSPIDPKELRQRVFALAAQSVPSRQATQETLESVSTALSKELNQEVLPEQISKGLYADLHENRILTQFDHPAPEALLHRYNLSQVQGIFYRASQMTLNAHRNVPGEYKLLIRYLKLFQLMTYIEGDADHGFTITIDGPTSLFKPSTRYGLAIAKLIPALLHVTKWSLKATLQSRDPYSGTIKTGHFSLNDRCGLVTHYPPGKPYDSMLEASFAKRWESQKTEWVLEREVDLIPIPGSVMVPDFRIVHPDGRNFLLEIIGYWRPEYLRKKFAQVRKAECDNLILAISERLNLEKAGVTVKNLPAQVVWFKDKLSPKAVLELLQ; translated from the coding sequence ATGCTACCGACTGATTTGCTAATTAGTAGACAAAATGGCGAAGAAATCATTCCCAAACGGTTGCTGATTAACAATCAGACCTGTGCTATGGCAGCTGAGTTAATCCACTGCTTTATTGAGGCTACTGGTAGTACCCAAGGGGAACTAGACCGTAAGTTGTCCGATTGGGAAGGAGATAGCCCTGACTACCGGGTTAAACGAGGTTTAGCCCATATTCTTAAAACGAGCTTCAGTACCTTTGAAGTTGTTAGCCCCATAGACCCTAAGGAACTCCGGCAACGAGTCTTTGCCCTGGCGGCTCAATCTGTTCCTAGTCGCCAGGCAACTCAAGAGACTCTAGAAAGCGTGAGCACTGCTTTATCTAAGGAATTAAACCAGGAAGTGTTACCTGAGCAAATTTCTAAAGGACTTTATGCGGATTTACACGAAAATCGTATTCTGACTCAGTTCGATCACCCAGCACCAGAGGCATTACTACATCGCTATAATTTATCTCAAGTCCAGGGTATTTTTTATCGGGCATCTCAGATGACTCTGAATGCTCACCGGAATGTTCCAGGGGAGTATAAGCTCTTAATCCGCTATTTGAAGTTGTTTCAGCTGATGACCTACATTGAAGGGGATGCGGATCATGGCTTCACGATTACTATTGATGGACCGACTAGTTTATTTAAGCCGAGTACTCGCTATGGTTTAGCGATCGCAAAACTGATTCCAGCCTTACTACACGTTACTAAATGGAGTCTCAAGGCTACGTTACAAAGCCGTGACCCTTACAGCGGTACGATCAAGACGGGGCATTTTAGCCTTAATGACCGCTGTGGCTTGGTGACTCACTATCCCCCTGGTAAACCCTACGACAGTATGTTAGAAGCTTCCTTTGCTAAGCGTTGGGAATCTCAGAAAACTGAGTGGGTGTTAGAGCGAGAAGTGGATTTAATTCCTATTCCTGGTAGTGTGATGGTGCCCGATTTTCGGATTGTTCATCCTGATGGGCGAAATTTCCTATTAGAAATTATTGGTTACTGGCGTCCAGAGTATTTAAGAAAGAAATTCGCTCAGGTGCGCAAGGCCGAATGTGACAATTTGATTCTGGCGATTTCGGAACGGTTAAATTTGGAGAAAGCTGGGGTTACGGTGAAGAATTTGCCAGCTCAAGTTGTTTGGTTTAAGGATAAACTTTCACCGAAAGCTGTGTTGGAGCTTTTGCAATAG
- a CDS encoding transposase, translating to MKTPTKVIRTDKWQLNVTLDQRILFGETIKVYRQACRYLVGIIYTHWSELGGLTADQLTPAVEQLMHQTAKRPNIKYPQFNKTFYKFPSYYRRAAFAKRRLRRIAFAAGLVSSFVTRYREWQSGIRKRRDSKPPKLNADTGCYPALYKGQCYKLHGFDQVEIKVFNGSDWVWTVVQITGLRERHQVATNKMMSPSLVFNERVCHLSVPFTCKPEKRKPEANVTAVDLGINTTATIAVVTHDGTVIHREFIHPGRDIDRRDKRLKSVSVRASKTMGKGGKLHKGFCSKTYQKCRRINNQIGHTVSKRIVEIAEKFNSLAIVFENLKGWKPKGGRKRSNLRQRFHGWLKAKIRDFTEMKWAELGGKIVEVVAAYTSKLAYDGSGTVKRNSQKYSLATFSSGKRFNADLNGAYNIGARGVFKLTRRNDGEGRSSKNSGRPPRSWACLCDLWATVSPRARIRHHHLAIATLRERSGGGSFMIIPGS from the coding sequence GTGAAAACGCCGACCAAAGTCATACGAACTGACAAATGGCAACTTAATGTGACTCTCGATCAAAGAATACTGTTCGGTGAGACAATTAAGGTGTATCGTCAAGCTTGTCGGTATTTGGTCGGAATCATTTATACTCATTGGTCTGAGCTAGGGGGTTTAACAGCAGATCAGTTAACTCCTGCTGTTGAGCAGTTAATGCATCAAACAGCCAAACGTCCTAATATCAAGTATCCTCAATTTAACAAAACTTTTTACAAATTCCCTAGCTACTACCGTCGTGCTGCGTTCGCGAAGCGTCGGCTACGCCGAATCGCTTTTGCAGCGGGTCTTGTTAGTAGTTTTGTAACTCGTTACAGGGAATGGCAATCGGGTATCCGAAAGAGACGGGACAGCAAGCCTCCAAAGTTAAATGCAGATACTGGCTGTTACCCCGCTTTGTACAAAGGTCAGTGTTATAAGCTTCACGGCTTTGACCAAGTCGAGATCAAAGTTTTCAACGGTTCTGACTGGGTTTGGACTGTGGTTCAAATCACTGGTTTAAGGGAACGCCATCAGGTAGCCACCAATAAAATGATGTCTCCTTCGTTGGTTTTCAATGAAAGAGTTTGTCATTTATCAGTTCCATTTACTTGTAAACCAGAAAAACGTAAACCAGAGGCTAATGTAACTGCCGTAGATTTAGGAATTAATACTACTGCAACAATAGCGGTTGTCACTCATGACGGCACTGTAATCCACCGCGAGTTTATTCACCCGGGGAGAGACATAGACCGTAGGGACAAGCGACTAAAATCCGTATCGGTACGGGCATCTAAAACGATGGGAAAAGGTGGAAAACTTCACAAAGGATTCTGCTCCAAGACCTACCAAAAATGTCGAAGAATCAATAACCAGATTGGCCATACTGTTTCCAAGCGAATTGTTGAGATTGCTGAAAAGTTTAATTCATTAGCCATCGTATTTGAGAACCTCAAAGGATGGAAGCCAAAGGGTGGACGAAAGCGATCCAACCTACGGCAAAGATTTCATGGATGGCTCAAGGCAAAAATTCGCGACTTCACGGAAATGAAATGGGCGGAACTAGGCGGCAAAATCGTAGAAGTTGTAGCAGCTTACACTTCAAAACTTGCTTATGATGGTTCTGGTACGGTTAAGAGAAATTCCCAAAAATACTCCCTAGCTACTTTCTCATCAGGTAAGCGCTTTAATGCAGATCTTAATGGTGCTTACAATATTGGTGCTAGAGGTGTGTTTAAGCTCACTCGCAGAAATGACGGTGAGGGTCGTTCCAGTAAAAACTCTGGACGACCGCCTAGAAGCTGGGCCTGTCTATGTGATCTTTGGGCAACGGTTAGTCCTAGAGCGCGCATAAGACACCACCACCTGGCTATCGCCACGCTACGCGAACGTTCAGGTGGTGGAAGCTTCATGATTATCCCAGGTAGTTAA
- a CDS encoding HNH endonuclease encodes MCHRLFRGPKGFKELKADHIHPFSKGGLTTWDNHEASTT; translated from the coding sequence CTGTGTCACAGGTTATTTCGAGGACCCAAAGGATTTAAAGAGCTTAAAGCTGATCATATTCATCCTTTTAGCAAAGGTGGTTTAACTACCTGGGATAATCATGAAGCTTCCACCACCTGA
- a CDS encoding helix-turn-helix transcriptional regulator produces the protein MGLIRLRVRELAAEKGWTLKEVSDRSGVTYSTVASYARRDAMSMTDFTAILKLARAFDVMVEDLVEVIEE, from the coding sequence ATGGGATTAATTAGGTTACGAGTTCGAGAATTAGCGGCGGAGAAGGGTTGGACGTTGAAAGAAGTTTCCGATCGTTCCGGAGTAACCTATAGCACTGTGGCTAGTTATGCCCGACGTGACGCCATGAGTATGACGGATTTTACAGCAATTCTGAAGCTAGCCCGGGCCTTTGATGTTATGGTTGAAGATTTGGTAGAGGTTATAGAGGAGTAG